Below is a window of Aeromonas veronii DNA.
TGGCGAGCTGGACGAGGAGCAGACCGAACAGGCGCGCGAGCGCTTCACCCTGCTGGTGGAGCAGAGCTTCGACGATCGCACCCTGATGGATGCCATCAACGATCTCGCCTCCGGCCTGCGTCGCATCGCTTGGTTGGGGCCGCTCTCGGAGCTGGCCGAAATCAGCGACGAGTTTGCCTCCGGCCTGCGCCGCTATTTCTGGAGCCAGTACGACGGGGACGAAGATGACCCGGACGCCTGGGTGCCGGAAGAGCTGTGGCCGCAACTGGTGGAGTGTGCGCAGGAGTATATGGAAGAGGGGGATTTTTAGCAGATGCCCCGTAAACCCTAGCCCAATCGGGCGGGGATATAAGGGGAGCTAATCTGATGCGTTTGCGAGCCCGCCTATGTCTTCAGTGTCTCGATAGTCGCGCCTGCCGCACGTCCGCAGCGGTTGTTGATTTCACTGGCACGCGCTATAACTGTGCTTATATACAGCCTGTGTTTTTAATCATGAAAAGAGCCACAAAAGTACGCATTTACCCCACCGACGAACAAGCGGTATTCCTCAATGCCCAGTTCGGCGCAGTGCGGTTCGCGTACAACAAAGCCCTTCATATTCAGCGGCACATGTTCCAGCGCCACGGGGTTTCACTGAAACCCAAACGCGACTTGAAACCCCTGCTCGCCGTGGCAAAAAAATCGCGCAAATACAGCTGGCTGAAAGAGTACGATTCACAAGCCTTACAGCAGGCGGTGATCAACCTGGACAAGGCATTCGCCAATTTTTTCAACCCCAAGCTCAAGGCCAGGATGCCCACCTTCAAGAGCAAGAGAGGCAGGCAATCGAGCTACCACCCCAATGGCAAAGTGCTGACCGATGCCATCCTGTTACCGAAGATGACGCCCATCCGAGCTGTCATTCACCGAGATATTATCGGCGTGGTCTCCAGTATCACGGTCAGCCGTGGCCCGACAGGGAAATACTATGCCTCCATCCTTTGCGATGATGGCCGTGAGGCTCCCGCCAAGCCCTCCCTCATCACAGAGGTGACAGGCTATGATATGGGGCTGTCCCACTACCTCATTGCGTCGAGTGGCAAAAAGATGGCCAACCCGCGCCATCTTATCAAGGCCAGTCGCAATCTGCGGCGAAAGCAAAAAGCACTGTCTCGCAAGAAAAAAGGCAGTGCCAATCGTAGTAAGGCCAAATTACAGCTGGCCGCCCTGCACGAGCGGGTAGCCAATGCTCGCGCTGATTTTCAGCACAAACTCTCTCGCACGATAGTTGACGATAACCAAGCGATCATCGTGGAGACGCTTAAAACAACCAATATGATGAAAAACCACAAGCTGGCCCGCGCCATTGGCGATGCTGGCTGGCATGGTTTTATCATGAGGCTGGAGTACAAAGCCCAAGCGGCGGGCCGCCACCTAATCAAACTCGATCAGTGGTTTGCCAGCTCTAAACCATGTAGCGAGTGCAGCCACAAGATGCCGGAGATGCCACTTCACCAGCGACAGTGGGTATGTCCAGCGTGTGGGGCAGAGCATGACCGCGACATCAACGCGGCCATAAACATTCGACAGCAAGGAATATTGGAATTAAAAGCGGCGGGGCTCGCCGTTTCTGCCCATGGAGGCCAGCGTAAATCCGTCAATCTGACGGTAGCGGCCTAAGAAGTGGGAAGCCTCGCCGCTTGCGGCGAGGTGCAGTCACGTTCGAGCTATCCAGGGTGCCGATCGCTGTGTGATAGAGATCCTTCACGGCGCGGACTTTGGTTCACAGGTAGGAGGTGGGGTCGCCCGGGATGTGGCAATCGGCACACTCGGTGTGGAGCCCCTTGGTGTTCTGGAAGTGGACGCCGCCCTGATACTCGGCGAGCAGTGTCTGCATGACGTGGCAGGAGACGCAGAATTCCAATAGTAGTCATGACAGGGGTAAGGCGTTGGCCTCTGTCGTGGATTATATTTTTTGCAAACGTTTGTTTTTTTAAAAAATGAATTGATCGAATTATATTCGATCAATCACCGATTAATGCTCTTTCCACGATAGCTGTTAGCCCCCTCGCAAAACCCCACAAGATTCGTTGATATAGTGAACAGTGAGCCACAACGGAGTGTCGCCGATGAGCCCTTTCTCACTACTGTGTGTCGCCGCCAATGTGCAACTGCTGGCCGAATTCGAACAGGAGCTGGCCCCGCTGCTAGGCCATTTTGCGCTGGTGGTGGTGGTCGGGCGGGAGTCGGCGGAGCTGGCCTTGGACGAGCTGGATCGCAAGGGGCAGCCACCCGCCGTGGTGGTGTGTGACAGCGATCTGGGGGACGGGCGAGGGGCCGACTTTCTGATCCGCCTCGGCAGCCGCCATGAGGCGTGCCGCAAGATCCTGCTCGGCAGCCAGCCGGAGATGAAATCGATCATCGAGGCGGTCAACCTCGGTCGTCTCGACTACTACCTGCAGCGCCCCTGGCGCGATGGCAGCCTGCGCTGGGCAGTGATCGAGCAGGCCAGCCACTTTGTGCTGCTTCAGCCCGAGGCTGACCTGCTGAGCTATGCCGCCGTGCTCGATAGTCAGAAGCTGCTGCGGGCCCACGTCGATCGCCAGCTGGCGGCCTATCGGCAGGGTTTTATGGATTACACCCACTGCAGCGATGAAGAGTTGTCGCGGGTGGTGATCGACGGCCTCTACCAGTTTTTCGATGGCAACGACGAGGGGCGGGTCTGCCGCCACTACAGTCCGGGCCATGTGCTGACCCGCGAGGGGGAGCCCAACAGCTTTCTCTGGTTTATCGCCAAGGGGGAGGTGGTGCTGCGCAAGCGGGACGAGCAGGGCATCGATCAGGAGGTGGTGCACTACCGCACCGGCTCGCTGGTGGGGGGCATGTCCTTCGTCACCGGCGAACCCGCCTTTACCACCGGGGTGACCCTGACCGGCGCCGAGGTGATCAAGCTCGACAAGCTGCAATTCTCCCGGGTGATGCAGGCGCGCAGCGAACTGCTCCCCTCCTTTACCAATCTGCTGCTGCGCCACTTCAACCGCCGCCTGCAAAACAGCATCCGAACCGAGATGCGGTTGCAACAGACCCTCAACTCCCTCGATGCCGCCCACGCCCAGCTGGTGGAGAGCGAAAAGATGGCGATGCTGGGTCAGCTGGTGGCCGGTGTCGCCCACGAGCTGAACAACCCGGTGGCGGCCATCATCCGTGGCAGCGAGACCCTGCGGGCCGCCATCCCCGATCTGGTCAATCTCGAACTGCCAGTCCCCATCAAGGGGCTGGGTAATCAGACCCTCTGTCAGGCCCTGACCGCCCAGCCGGTCTCGACCAGCGAGATCCGCGACAAGACCCGGCAGGCGGAGGGGCGCTTTGGCGATCGCCAGCAGGCGCGGCTGGCGGTGCAGATGAATCTAGATGACGAGCTGAACTGGCAGCGCTGGTTTGCCAGCCGCACTGCCGCCGAACGGGAGGCGCTGCTCGCCCGGCTGGAGCTGTTCCAGCAGACCGGCAGCTTCCTGCGCAATATCGAGGTGTGCGCCCGCCGCATCGGCGATCTGGTCAAGAGCCTCAAGCAGTATGCGCGGCAGGATCGGCTCGAACCCTCGCTGGTGGACCTGCACGAGGGGCTGGAAGATACCCTGATGATTTTCGAAAACCGCCTCAAGCATCATGAGCTCTGCAAGGAGTACCAGCCGCTGCCGCTGGTGCGCTGTCACCCCATCGCCCTGCAGCAGGTGTGGACCAACCTGATCGCCAACAGTCTGGATGCCATGAGCGGCCCGGGGCGACTCACCATTCGCACCGGATTGCTGGAGCCCGAGTGGGCCATGGTGGAGATCGAGGACAGCGGTTGTGGCATCGAACCCGAGCTGTGGCAGCGGATCTTCGATCTCAACTTCACCACCAAGCGGGAGGGCCATTTCGGTCTTGGTATCGGTCTGAGCGTCTCGCTGCAGATAGTGCAGCAGCATCATGGCCGGATCGAGGTGGCCTCCGAACCGGGCCGCTACACCCGGATGCGAGTCTGCCTGCCGCTGGATGGCATGGGGCAGGCTGGTTATGGGGGCGAGCCTCACCACAACAAAGAGCATGCGGCCTGAGCCGTCGCCAGTATCAATCGTGCGGCGTGCCAAACCATGTCGCCAGGGAGGAGCAATGAACAAACACTATCTGATCCTGTGTGTGGATGATGAGCGGGAGGTGCTGGATGCGGTGATCCACGATCTCGCCCCGTTTCGTTCCCACTTCGAACTGGAGGCGGCCGAGAGTGTCGATGAGGCGCGCTCGGTGGTAGAGGAGTGGGAGAGCGACGGCAACAAGCTGGCGCTGATCCTCTGTGACCACATCATGCCCGGAACCCTGGGGGTCGATTTTCTGGTGGAGCTGAACCAGCGTGCCACCACCCGCGCCAGCCGCAAATTGCTGTTGACCGGGCAGGCCGGGCTGGAGGCCACCATCGATGCGGTCAATCGCGGCGGGTTGCACTACTACCTTGCCAAACCCTGGCAGTTGGCGACGCTACAAGAGGCGGTTCGCGAACAGCTGACCGACTACCTGCTGGCGGAGGATGGCGAAAATGCCTTCCACTATGCGCCGCTGCTCAATCAGGCGCGGCTGTTTGCCGCCATCCACGATCACCCGTGCGACGAATAGGGGCAGTTGGGCTTTCACCGTGGCAGTTGTATACTGTCTGCATATACAGTATTGCAGGTAGCCACCGATGCGACTCTTTATCGCCGAGAAGCCCACGCTGGGCCGCGCCATTGCCGATGCCCTGCCCAAGCCCCACAAGAAGGGCGACGGTTTTATCGAAACAGCCCAGGGGGATGTGGTCACCTGGTGCATCGGCCATCTGCTGGAGCAGGCCGAGCCCGATGCCTATGACGCCGCCTTCAAGCAGTGGCGGATGGAGCATCTCCCCATCATCCCCGCCCAGTGGCAGCTGGTGGCCAAACCCAAGACCAAAACCCAGCTCACCGTCATCAAGCGGCTGATCAAGCAGGCCGACTGCGTGGTCAACGCCGGTGACCCGGACCGGGAAGGGCAGTTGCTGGTGGATGAGGTGATCGACTTTCTCGGCTACCCGAAGACCAAGCCGGTGCAGCGCTGCCTCATCAGCGATCTCAACCCGCCCGCGGTGCGCCGCGCCCTCGACAAACTGAGGGATAACAAGGAGTTCGTGCCGCTGGCGGTTTCCGCACTGGCCCGCAGTCGGGCCGACTGGCTCTACGGCATCAACATGACCCGCGCCTATACCCTGCTCGGCCGCAAGGCCGGTTGCAGCGAGCTGCTCTCGGTTGGCCGGGTGCAGACCCCGCTGCTGGGGCTGGTGGTGCGGCGGGATCTCGAGATCGAGGCCTTCGTGCCCAAACCCTTCTACGAGGTGCTGGCCCATCTGTTGACCGATAGCAACGAGCGTTTCACCGCCAAGTGGCTGCCATCGGAAGCCTGTCTGCCGTGGCAGGATGAGGAGGGGCGGGTGCTCAACCGGGCGCTGGCCGACAAGGTGGTTAGCCGGATCAACGGCCAGCCCGCTCAGGTCGAATCGGTGGAGGAGCAGGCCCGCAAGCAGGCGGCGCCGCTGCCCTATAACCTCTCCAGCCTGCAGATCGATGCCGCCAAGCGCTTCGGCATGGATGCCAAGCGAGTGCTCGATATCTGCCAGAGCCTCTACGAGCGTCACAAGCTCATCACCTATCCGCGCTCCGACAGCCGTTATCTGCCGACCGACCACTTCAAGCGGGCCGAGCAGGTGCGTGGCGCCATCGCCGCTACTGCGCCCGTGCTGGCCAAGGCGGTTAGCGAGGCGGATGACAAGATCCGCAGCAAAGCGTGGAACGACAGCAAGGTGGATGCCCACCACGCCATCATCCCCACCGAGAAGCAGGGCAACCCCGGTATGCTGGGGGCCGACGAGGCGAAGCTCTATGGCCTGATTGCCCGACAGTATCTGCTGCAGTTCTATCCCCCGTTCGAATACAACGACAGCAAGGTGCTGCTGCGCATCGCCGGTGGCCTGTTTCAGGCCAAGGCGCGGCGAATCCTCAAGGTGGGCTGGAAGGCGCTGCTCGGAGTGGAGGAGGATGACGACGAAGAGAAAGCGGGCACGCTGCCGGCTCTCAAAGAGGGAGAGCAGCTGCTCTGCGAGCGGGGCGAACTGCTGGAGAAGATGACCCAGCCGCCCAAGTCATTTACCGATGCCACCCTGCTGGCCGCCATGACCGGCATCGCCCGCTATGTGCAAGATCCCGATATCCGCAAAACCCTGCGCGATACCGATGGCCTCGGTACCGAAGCGACCCGGGCAGGCATTATCGACCTGCTGTTCAAGCGTCGCTTTCTGGTGCGTCAGGGCAAGAGCATCAAGGCGACCCCGACCGGGCGGGCGTTGGTGCAGGCGCTGCCCGCCACCGCAACCACGCCGGATATGACGGCGCTGTGGGAGCAGAGCCTCGGCCAGATCGCCGAGCGCCACGGCAGCTATCAGCAGTTTATGGGGCCGCTCACCGAGCAGCTTAACGGCCTGATCGAGGGGGCGCGGCAGGACTCCGGCGCCAGCTTCAGCGCCCTGCCCAAGGAGGCACCGGGTGCCAGCAAGCGGCGTTTTAGCAAGCGCAAGAGTCCGTCGGCCAGCAGCGCTGGCGGTGCCCCTCGCAAAAGCACTGGCAAGCGCACAGCCAGAAGCAAGGCGGCCTGACTGTTTGAGGGAAGTTGTTGGCTGATGCGCAGAAGCTGCAGTGAAAGAGAGAGGGGCCACGGGCCCCTCTCTCTTTTTATCGCCGTAAGGGCCTGTCACCACTTAGCCGGTGTAGACGTTCTCTTCCGGATAACGGATGCGGGTCTCGACCGGGCGGGCCAGCATAAAGGCCAGGGTCAGGGGGCCAAGACGGCCGCAGATCATCACCAACACCAGGATCAGCTTGCCCGGTTCGCTCAGGGAGGCGGTGATGCCGGTAGAGAGGCCAACGGTGGCAAATGCCGAGATGGTCTCGAACATGATTTTGTCGAACGGCAGATCCTCGGTCACCATCAGCAGGAACATCGCCAGCATCAGTACCATGGTGCTGACGATGATGATGGCCAGCGATCGGGTCACGATTTGGGGCGACAAGGTACGGCCAAAAGCGGTGACATGGGGCCGTTTGGTCAGAAACGCCTTGGTCGCCAGCAGCACGACTGCGAAGGTGGTCACCTTGATACCACCACCGGTCGAGGTCGCACCGGCACCGATAAACATCAGCATCATAAGGAACAGCAGGGCCGCCGGGGTCATCAGCCCGATATCGATGGTATTGAAACCGGCGGTACGGGCACTGGCAGACTGAAAGAAGGCCGCCAGCAGCTGGCCACCGAACCCGGCGTTGCCGAGGGTGCCCGGGTTATTGTGTTCCAGCAGCCAGAACATCAGGGTCCCGGCCAGCAACAGCGCCGGGGTCATCAGCAGCATCAGCTTGCTGTGCAGCTTCAGCTTGCGCCAGCGGCGGTTGCGCACCAGATCAACGATGACGGTAAAGCCGATCCCCCCCAGGATCAGTAAGCCGGTGATGGTCAGACTGATGATGGGGTCGTATCTATAGTCGATGAGATTGTTGGCAAACAACGAAAACCCGGCGTTGTTGAAGGCCGAGACCGCGTGGAAGAAGCTGACATAGAGGCCGTGCACCCAACCCATCTCTGGCACCCAGCGGATCGCCATGATGCCGGTGCCGATCAACTGGGCAATCAAGGCGAACAGCATGATCCGTTTGACCAGCTGGATGATGTTGACCGAGCCCTCCTGCCCCAGCGCCTCCTTGGCCAGTACCTGTTGGCGCAGACCGACCCGCTTGCTGAAGATAGCGATCAGCAACAGGGTCATGGTCATCTGGCCCAGTCCACCGATCTCTATCAGCATCAGCAGGAAAATCTGCCCCTGCAGGGTGAAGGCGGTGCCAGTGTCCACCACGCCAAGACCTGTCACACTGATGGCGGAGGTGGCGGTGAACAGGGCGTTGACGAAGGTGACCTCGCCATTGTGGCTGGAGGGTTGTACCAGAAAGATGGTGCCAATCAACAGAATGATCAGAAAGCTGCCGAGGATCAGTCGGGCTTCGCTCCAGCGGGAGTCCTGCTCTCGATGGAGAGCGAACGCGTAGCTGCTGCGCCAGCTGATCATAGGGTTTCGAGCCAGTGGTCGATGGCATGCTTGTTGCCCGCCAAGATCAGGATGTCGCCCAGTTGCAGATCCATCTTGCCGGTCAGCACGTTGTGCAGCACTTCACCGCGCTTGATGGCGAGCAGTTGGAAATCGCTCTGTTGCAGCAGGTGGAGATCACCGAGCGCCTTGCCATTTTGCGGCAGGCCGATAACGAACTCGGTCAGCACCATGTTGTGGCCCAGCTCCAGATAGTCGAACAACCGGTTGTCCAGCATGCTCTGGGCGACCCGGCGGCCCATGTCCCACTCCGGGTTGATTACCTTGTCGGCGCCTACTTTCTGCAGGATCTTGGCGTGGAACTTGTCACGCGCCTTGACCCATACCTTCTTCACGCCAGCCTCTTTCAGGACCAGGGTGGTGAGGATGCTGGTCTCCAGGTTGTCACCGATGGCAACGAAGACGATATCGAAATTGGCCAGTCCCAGCTCGGCAACGGTTGCTTCGTCGGTGGCATCTGCCACGATAACGTGATTGCAGAGGGCGGCAATTTGCCGGGTCTTGCTCTCATCGATATCGATGGCCAGGACTTCTGCATCCTGCCGTTGCAGCTCTTCGCACAGCGCGCTGCCAAACAGGCCCAGGCCGATGACGGCAAACTGGTTGTTCATGGGTTGTTCCTCAACAGTTGAAGCCGCCTACTCTAACTCACAGTGATTCACGCGAAAAGGGCTCGGGTTTTTCGTCATGGACAACTTGAGGTAGACTGCGCCCCTGCACCAAGCCGGGATAGACCGATGAAACTGAATGCCAACGCCTCTTTGTTGAAGCTCAACACCCTTGCCCTCGATGCGTACTGCCTCTGGCTTGCCGAGGTGGAGCAGGTTGCCGATCTGGCCACTCTGCGTAGCGATCCCGAGTTGAGCACACTTCCCCGCTTAAATCTGGGTAGCGGCAGTAATGTGCTCTTTACTACCGATTTTCTCGGTCTGGTGGTGCTCAACCGGCTCAATGGGATTACCGCTGAAGATGATGGTGATCACTGGTTGCTGCATGTGGCGGCGGGTGAGAATTGGCATCAGCTGGTACGCCACTGCCTGCTGCAGGGCTGGTATGGGCTGGAGAATCTGGCGCTGATCCCCGGCACGGTCGGTGCGGCGCCGGTGCAGAACATCGGTGCGTATGGCGTTGAACTGGCCGACTTCTGCGCCTATGTCGAGGCATTCAACTGGCAGAGTGGCGAGATCGAGCGGATTACGGCGGCAGAGTGCCGCTTTGGTTATCGCGACAGCATCTTCAAGCACGAGTATCAGGACTCCCATCTGATTACTTCCGTCGGGCTCAAACTGCCCAAGGCGTGGCAGCCGGTGCTGGGCTATGGCCCGCTGGCGGCACTCGGTGACGCGCCTTCGGCGCAGGCCATCTTTGATACTGTCTGTGCCACCCGCATGGCCAAGCTGCCGGATCCCGCCGTACTCGGCAATGCCGGCAGCTTCTTCAAGAATCCGGTGGTACCTGCCGCGCTGGCGGAGTCGCTCAAGTCGCGCTACCCGCAGATGCCCTGCTATCCAGCCGGAGAAGGACAGGCCAAGCTGGCGGCGGGCTGGCTCATCGATCAGTGCGGTCTGAAAGGCTTCGCCATCGGCCGCGCTGCCGTCCATCAGGAGCAGGCGCTGGTGCTGGTCAATCTGGGAGGGGGCAGTGCCATGGAGCTGATCGCGCTGGCGGCCCATGTCCGCGATAGCGTGGAACAGACGTTTGGCGTGGTGCTGGAGCACGAGGTGCGCTTTATGGGTGCGCACGGTGAAACCTGCCTCGATGAGGTGATCTCATGACCCTGACTCCCATCAGACAGACCCTGATCACCCTGCTGCGCGACGGTCAGTTTCACTCCGGTGAACAGCTGGGCGAGCAGCTGGGCATCAGCCGGGCGGCGGTGAGCAAACACATGGCGGCGCTCAAGGAGCTGGGGCTGGATCTGTTCAGCCTGACCGGCAAGGGCTACCGGCTGGCGGTGCCGATGGCGCTCTATGATCAGGCCACCTTGCAAGCGCTGGCCCCGATGGCGCCGGTGCACTGTT
It encodes the following:
- a CDS encoding DNA topoisomerase III, producing the protein MRLFIAEKPTLGRAIADALPKPHKKGDGFIETAQGDVVTWCIGHLLEQAEPDAYDAAFKQWRMEHLPIIPAQWQLVAKPKTKTQLTVIKRLIKQADCVVNAGDPDREGQLLVDEVIDFLGYPKTKPVQRCLISDLNPPAVRRALDKLRDNKEFVPLAVSALARSRADWLYGINMTRAYTLLGRKAGCSELLSVGRVQTPLLGLVVRRDLEIEAFVPKPFYEVLAHLLTDSNERFTAKWLPSEACLPWQDEEGRVLNRALADKVVSRINGQPAQVESVEEQARKQAAPLPYNLSSLQIDAAKRFGMDAKRVLDICQSLYERHKLITYPRSDSRYLPTDHFKRAEQVRGAIAATAPVLAKAVSEADDKIRSKAWNDSKVDAHHAIIPTEKQGNPGMLGADEAKLYGLIARQYLLQFYPPFEYNDSKVLLRIAGGLFQAKARRILKVGWKALLGVEEDDDEEKAGTLPALKEGEQLLCERGELLEKMTQPPKSFTDATLLAAMTGIARYVQDPDIRKTLRDTDGLGTEATRAGIIDLLFKRRFLVRQGKSIKATPTGRALVQALPATATTPDMTALWEQSLGQIAERHGSYQQFMGPLTEQLNGLIEGARQDSGASFSALPKEAPGASKRRFSKRKSPSASSAGGAPRKSTGKRTARSKAA
- a CDS encoding transposase; protein product: MKRATKVRIYPTDEQAVFLNAQFGAVRFAYNKALHIQRHMFQRHGVSLKPKRDLKPLLAVAKKSRKYSWLKEYDSQALQQAVINLDKAFANFFNPKLKARMPTFKSKRGRQSSYHPNGKVLTDAILLPKMTPIRAVIHRDIIGVVSSITVSRGPTGKYYASILCDDGREAPAKPSLITEVTGYDMGLSHYLIASSGKKMANPRHLIKASRNLRRKQKALSRKKKGSANRSKAKLQLAALHERVANARADFQHKLSRTIVDDNQAIIVETLKTTNMMKNHKLARAIGDAGWHGFIMRLEYKAQAAGRHLIKLDQWFASSKPCSECSHKMPEMPLHQRQWVCPACGAEHDRDINAAINIRQQGILELKAAGLAVSAHGGQRKSVNLTVAA
- a CDS encoding TrkA family potassium uptake protein, producing the protein MNNQFAVIGLGLFGSALCEELQRQDAEVLAIDIDESKTRQIAALCNHVIVADATDEATVAELGLANFDIVFVAIGDNLETSILTTLVLKEAGVKKVWVKARDKFHAKILQKVGADKVINPEWDMGRRVAQSMLDNRLFDYLELGHNMVLTEFVIGLPQNGKALGDLHLLQQSDFQLLAIKRGEVLHNVLTGKMDLQLGDILILAGNKHAIDHWLETL
- a CDS encoding TrkH family potassium uptake protein — encoded protein: MISWRSSYAFALHREQDSRWSEARLILGSFLIILLIGTIFLVQPSSHNGEVTFVNALFTATSAISVTGLGVVDTGTAFTLQGQIFLLMLIEIGGLGQMTMTLLLIAIFSKRVGLRQQVLAKEALGQEGSVNIIQLVKRIMLFALIAQLIGTGIMAIRWVPEMGWVHGLYVSFFHAVSAFNNAGFSLFANNLIDYRYDPIISLTITGLLILGGIGFTVIVDLVRNRRWRKLKLHSKLMLLMTPALLLAGTLMFWLLEHNNPGTLGNAGFGGQLLAAFFQSASARTAGFNTIDIGLMTPAALLFLMMLMFIGAGATSTGGGIKVTTFAVVLLATKAFLTKRPHVTAFGRTLSPQIVTRSLAIIIVSTMVLMLAMFLLMVTEDLPFDKIMFETISAFATVGLSTGITASLSEPGKLILVLVMICGRLGPLTLAFMLARPVETRIRYPEENVYTG
- a CDS encoding ATP-binding protein, translating into MSPFSLLCVAANVQLLAEFEQELAPLLGHFALVVVVGRESAELALDELDRKGQPPAVVVCDSDLGDGRGADFLIRLGSRHEACRKILLGSQPEMKSIIEAVNLGRLDYYLQRPWRDGSLRWAVIEQASHFVLLQPEADLLSYAAVLDSQKLLRAHVDRQLAAYRQGFMDYTHCSDEELSRVVIDGLYQFFDGNDEGRVCRHYSPGHVLTREGEPNSFLWFIAKGEVVLRKRDEQGIDQEVVHYRTGSLVGGMSFVTGEPAFTTGVTLTGAEVIKLDKLQFSRVMQARSELLPSFTNLLLRHFNRRLQNSIRTEMRLQQTLNSLDAAHAQLVESEKMAMLGQLVAGVAHELNNPVAAIIRGSETLRAAIPDLVNLELPVPIKGLGNQTLCQALTAQPVSTSEIRDKTRQAEGRFGDRQQARLAVQMNLDDELNWQRWFASRTAAEREALLARLELFQQTGSFLRNIEVCARRIGDLVKSLKQYARQDRLEPSLVDLHEGLEDTLMIFENRLKHHELCKEYQPLPLVRCHPIALQQVWTNLIANSLDAMSGPGRLTIRTGLLEPEWAMVEIEDSGCGIEPELWQRIFDLNFTTKREGHFGLGIGLSVSLQIVQQHHGRIEVASEPGRYTRMRVCLPLDGMGQAGYGGEPHHNKEHAA
- the murB gene encoding UDP-N-acetylmuramate dehydrogenase — protein: MKLNANASLLKLNTLALDAYCLWLAEVEQVADLATLRSDPELSTLPRLNLGSGSNVLFTTDFLGLVVLNRLNGITAEDDGDHWLLHVAAGENWHQLVRHCLLQGWYGLENLALIPGTVGAAPVQNIGAYGVELADFCAYVEAFNWQSGEIERITAAECRFGYRDSIFKHEYQDSHLITSVGLKLPKAWQPVLGYGPLAALGDAPSAQAIFDTVCATRMAKLPDPAVLGNAGSFFKNPVVPAALAESLKSRYPQMPCYPAGEGQAKLAAGWLIDQCGLKGFAIGRAAVHQEQALVLVNLGGGSAMELIALAAHVRDSVEQTFGVVLEHEVRFMGAHGETCLDEVIS
- a CDS encoding response regulator, which produces MNKHYLILCVDDEREVLDAVIHDLAPFRSHFELEAAESVDEARSVVEEWESDGNKLALILCDHIMPGTLGVDFLVELNQRATTRASRKLLLTGQAGLEATIDAVNRGGLHYYLAKPWQLATLQEAVREQLTDYLLAEDGENAFHYAPLLNQARLFAAIHDHPCDE